In the genome of Triticum urartu cultivar G1812 chromosome 5, Tu2.1, whole genome shotgun sequence, one region contains:
- the LOC125509784 gene encoding DNA-directed RNA polymerases II, IV and V subunit 11-like has protein sequence MNAPDRYERFVVPEGTKKVSFEKDTKIMNAASFTIEREDHTIGNILRMQLHRDPNVHFAGYKLPHPLQYKIIVRIHTASQSSPTQAYTQAINDLDKELENLKQAFEDEKTRFEERMKQGY, from the exons ATGAATGCCCCTGACCGCTATGAACGCTTCGTCGTGCCTGAGGGCACAAAGAA GGTGTCATTTGAGAAGGATACAAAGATCATGAATGCTGCATCTTTCACTATTGAACGTGAGGACCACACCATCGGCAACATCCTCCGCAT GCAGCTGCACAGGGACCCAAATGTTCACTTCGCTGGCTATAAGCTCCCTCACCCCCTTCAGTACAAGATCATTGTCAGG ATCCATACTGCAAGCCAGTCCTCCCCAACGCAGGCATATACCCAGGCAATCAATGATCTAGACAAGGAGCTTGAGAACCTGAAGCAAGCTTTTGAG GATGAGAAGACCCGATTCGAGGAAAGGATGAAGCAGGGCTACTAG
- the LOC125507135 gene encoding uncharacterized protein LOC125507135, with translation MSPPRPATTSSDRLPVSVDRPRPPPHGSPPSLDAHVPLQTPVRPSASASPLPFLSSALTAPGRVPQLRTTRAPHLYAMWRTRPGGFYGLRAEISMWGSPNQEYSQDSGASIQIYCQDGGHYNLIEAGFHVSPSLYHNRDVRFFTYWTKDFKSASCYNLRCKGFVAASGTALVPGQAITPPSSYGEYDHYIRLSLNKDPKSEDWVVYRHDLQTPSFLGYFPVEFCSGTPRIKALTGFVNYLNSTRGPPMGSGHFPDENDDDKTTAYFRHVKNYDSKGRAFEPITVNMAPFS, from the exons ATGTCGCCGCCTCGTCCCGCCACTACCTCGTCGGACCGCCTCCCCGTCTCCGTCGatcgtccccgtcctcctccccacGGGTCGCCCCCGAGCCTCGACGCCCATGTGCCCCTGCAAACGCCGGTGAGGCCCTCGGCCTCCgcctcccctctccccttcctttcGTCCGCGCTCACCGCGCCCGGCCGCGTCCCGCAGCTCCGCACGACGCGAGCCCCGCACCTA TATGCTATGTGGCGCACTAGACCAGGAGGATTCTATGGTCTTCGAGCTGAAATTAGTATGTGGGGTTCACCAAATCAAGAATACTCTCAAGACTCCGGAGCATCCATACAAATTTATTGTCAAGATGGAGGACACTACAACTTAATTGAAGCCGGGTTTCAT GTATCCCCTTCTTTGTATCATAACAGAGATGTTCGTTTCTTCACATATTGGACG AAGGACTTTAAATCAGCGAGCTGCTACAACTTGCGGTGCAAAGGATTTGTTGCTGCAAGTGGAACTGCACTAGTGCCCGGGCAAGCGATTACTCCTCCATCAAGTTATGGAGAGTATGACCACTACATTAGGCTTAGTCTTAATA AAGATCCCAAATCCGAAGATTGGGTGGTGTATCGTCATGATTTGCAAACCCCATCGTTCTTGGGTTATTTTCCAGTGGAATTTTGTTCCGGAACACCACGTATAAAAGCATTGACTGGATTTGTCAATTACTTAAATAGTACTCGTGGTCCTCCAATGGGCAGTGGCCACTTTCCTGATGAGAATGACGATGACAAGACAACTGCGTACTTCAGGCATGTTAAGAATTATGACTCCAAAGGTCGTGCTTTTGAACCAATTACAGTTAATATGGCCCCCTTTAGTTGA